In Levilactobacillus zymae, the following proteins share a genomic window:
- a CDS encoding zeta toxin family protein: MSELKRYIIVAGINGAGKSTLYRARPELFTHSKRLNADEILQKMGGDWHKERDNFRAMREEIKQLHAALDTGQSIHVETTLAGQGRAQLNLIDRAHKNGFEVTLLYVALKNEKVAINRVHERVKKGGHGVPDEVVKKRYNQSNHNLAAVAFKADNVVIYDNSQKFVSVYRREHDQVIKNNLRDFPWINSKITFEASIQKQLNDFVKNNPDLKVRNPMNDSENKNDRPSY, translated from the coding sequence ATGAGTGAGCTAAAGAGATACATCATTGTGGCTGGGATAAACGGCGCTGGTAAAAGCACTTTATATCGCGCGAGGCCCGAATTATTTACTCACTCCAAACGATTAAATGCCGATGAAATCCTCCAAAAAATGGGTGGTGATTGGCATAAAGAGCGTGATAATTTTAGGGCAATGCGCGAAGAAATAAAACAACTCCACGCGGCTTTAGATACCGGGCAGAGTATTCATGTTGAAACAACCTTGGCTGGCCAAGGTAGGGCGCAATTGAATTTAATCGATCGGGCCCACAAGAATGGCTTTGAAGTAACGCTTTTATACGTGGCGTTAAAAAACGAAAAAGTCGCAATTAATCGGGTTCATGAACGAGTCAAAAAAGGTGGGCACGGAGTACCAGACGAAGTTGTTAAAAAACGCTATAATCAATCAAACCATAATTTAGCAGCGGTTGCATTCAAAGCTGATAACGTTGTGATCTACGATAATAGCCAAAAATTTGTATCAGTTTACAGACGAGAGCATGACCAGGTGATCAAAAATAATTTGCGTGATTTTCCTTGGATAAATTCCAAAATTACCTTTGAAGCATCTATACAGAAACAACTAAATGACTTTGTTAAAAACAATCCAGATTTAAAAGTTAGAAATCCCATGAATGATTCAGAAAATAAAAACGATCGGCCTAGTTATTAG